A genomic segment from Pristiophorus japonicus isolate sPriJap1 chromosome 16, sPriJap1.hap1, whole genome shotgun sequence encodes:
- the LOC139226284 gene encoding flotillin-2-like isoform X3 — MGVGLVVRVAVAEVKVMTEMELLAVACEQFLGKSVQETKSVVLQTLEGHLRSILGTLTVEAIYQDRDQFAQLVREVASPDVGRMGIEILSFTIKDVYDKVEYLSSLGKSQTAIVQRDAEIGVAEAERDAGIREAECKKEAMDVKYSADTKMADSKRAFEMQKAAFNQEINTKKAEAQLAYELQGAKEQQKIRQEEIEIEVVQRKKQIDIEEKEITRMDKELIGTVRRPAEAEAYRMRQIAEGQKVKQVLIAQAQAEKIRKVGEAEASSISAIGKADAERMRLKAAAYRHYGDAAKVALVLDALPKIAAEIAAPLAKTDEIVILGGDSNRVTSEITRLLAEVPVSVHALTGIDLSKVPLIQNLAKGQV; from the exons GTGAAAGTAATGACCGAAATGGAGCTGTTAGCCGTGGCGTGTGAGCAGTTTTTGGGGAAAAGTGTCCAGGAGACCAAAAGTGTGGTGTTGCAAACCCTGGAAGGACATCTCCGATCTATCTTGG GAACACTGACTGTTGAGGCCATCTATCAGGACCGAGATCAGTTTGCCCAGCTGGTTCGTGAAGTGGCCTCTCCTGATGTAGGCCGCATGGGAATCGAGATCCTCAGCTTCACCATCAAG GATGTGTACGACAAAGTGGAGTACCTGAGCTCGTTGGGGAAGTCTCAGACAGCGATAGTGCAGAGAGACGCAGAGATCGGAGTGGCAGAAGCCGAGAGAGACGCCGGAATACGG GAAGCTGAATGCAAGAAGGAAGCCATGGATGTCAAGTACAGTGCTGATACCAAGATGGCTGACTCCAAGCGCGCGTTCGAAATGCAGAAGGCAGCCTTTAATCAGGAGATAAATACAAAG AAAGCAGAGGCTCAGTTGGCTTACGAGCTGCAGGGAGCCAAGGAGCAACAGAAAATCCGTCAGGAAGAAATCGAGATCGAGGTTGTCCAGCGCAAGAAGCAGATCGACATCGAGGAGAAGGAAATCACTCGTATGGACAAGGAACTGATTGGGACCGTGAGAAGGCCGGCAGAAGCGGAGGCCTACAGAATGAGGCAGATTGCAGAAGGGCAAAA agtGAAACAAGTGTTGATCGCCCAGGCTCAAGCTGAAAAGATCCGCAAGGTGGGTGAAGCAGAAGCCTCTTCCATTTCGGCTATTGGAAAAGCCGACGCTGAGAGAATGAGATTGAAGGCGGCGGCTTACCGGCACTATGGGGATGCAGCCAAGGTGGCACTGGTGTTGGATGCCCTTCCAAAG ATTGCTGCCGAGATAGCAGCTCCTCTTGCCAAGACGGATGAAATTGTGATTCTCGGAGGAGACAGTAACCGTGTTACGTCGGAGATCACGCGCTTACTGGCCGAGGTCCCTGTCTCCGTCCACGCTCTCACAGGAATCGACCTATCAAAG GTTCCTTTGATCCAAAACTTAGCCAAGGGTCAAGTCTGA
- the LOC139226284 gene encoding flotillin-2-like isoform X4, which yields MTLQPKCEDVETAEGVALTVTGVAQVKVMTEMELLAVACEQFLGKSVQETKSVVLQTLEGHLRSILGTLTVEAIYQDRDQFAQLVREVASPDVGRMGIEILSFTIKDVYDKVEYLSSLGKSQTAIVQRDAEIGVAEAERDAGIREAECKKEAMDVKYSADTKMADSKRAFEMQKAAFNQEINTKKAEAQLAYELQGAKEQQKIRQEEIEIEVVQRKKQIDIEEKEITRMDKELIGTVRRPAEAEAYRMRQIAEGQKVKQVLIAQAQAEKIRKVGEAEASSISAIGKADAERMRLKAAAYRHYGDAAKVALVLDALPKIAAEIAAPLAKTDEIVILGGDSNRVTSEITRLLAEVPVSVHALTGIDLSKVPLIQNLAKGQV from the exons GTGAAAGTAATGACCGAAATGGAGCTGTTAGCCGTGGCGTGTGAGCAGTTTTTGGGGAAAAGTGTCCAGGAGACCAAAAGTGTGGTGTTGCAAACCCTGGAAGGACATCTCCGATCTATCTTGG GAACACTGACTGTTGAGGCCATCTATCAGGACCGAGATCAGTTTGCCCAGCTGGTTCGTGAAGTGGCCTCTCCTGATGTAGGCCGCATGGGAATCGAGATCCTCAGCTTCACCATCAAG GATGTGTACGACAAAGTGGAGTACCTGAGCTCGTTGGGGAAGTCTCAGACAGCGATAGTGCAGAGAGACGCAGAGATCGGAGTGGCAGAAGCCGAGAGAGACGCCGGAATACGG GAAGCTGAATGCAAGAAGGAAGCCATGGATGTCAAGTACAGTGCTGATACCAAGATGGCTGACTCCAAGCGCGCGTTCGAAATGCAGAAGGCAGCCTTTAATCAGGAGATAAATACAAAG AAAGCAGAGGCTCAGTTGGCTTACGAGCTGCAGGGAGCCAAGGAGCAACAGAAAATCCGTCAGGAAGAAATCGAGATCGAGGTTGTCCAGCGCAAGAAGCAGATCGACATCGAGGAGAAGGAAATCACTCGTATGGACAAGGAACTGATTGGGACCGTGAGAAGGCCGGCAGAAGCGGAGGCCTACAGAATGAGGCAGATTGCAGAAGGGCAAAA agtGAAACAAGTGTTGATCGCCCAGGCTCAAGCTGAAAAGATCCGCAAGGTGGGTGAAGCAGAAGCCTCTTCCATTTCGGCTATTGGAAAAGCCGACGCTGAGAGAATGAGATTGAAGGCGGCGGCTTACCGGCACTATGGGGATGCAGCCAAGGTGGCACTGGTGTTGGATGCCCTTCCAAAG ATTGCTGCCGAGATAGCAGCTCCTCTTGCCAAGACGGATGAAATTGTGATTCTCGGAGGAGACAGTAACCGTGTTACGTCGGAGATCACGCGCTTACTGGCCGAGGTCCCTGTCTCCGTCCACGCTCTCACAGGAATCGACCTATCAAAG GTTCCTTTGATCCAAAACTTAGCCAAGGGTCAAGTCTGA